In one window of Flavobacteriales bacterium DNA:
- the purE gene encoding 5-(carboxyamino)imidazole ribonucleotide mutase, with the protein MSAKVGIIMGSKSDLPIMQEAADVLKEFGVPFEITIVSAHRTPERMFDYAKTAAERGLQVIIAGAGGAAHLPGMTASLTALPVIGVPVKSSNSIDGWDSVLSILQMPSGVPVATVALNGAKNAGILAAQIIGASDAALLKKIEAFKKDLNDKVMQMVKEMK; encoded by the coding sequence ATGAGCGCGAAAGTTGGAATAATTATGGGGAGTAAATCGGACTTACCCATTATGCAGGAAGCTGCGGATGTTTTAAAAGAATTCGGTGTGCCATTCGAAATTACCATTGTATCGGCACACAGAACTCCCGAACGCATGTTCGATTATGCCAAAACTGCAGCAGAGCGCGGATTGCAGGTTATTATTGCCGGTGCCGGAGGTGCAGCGCATTTACCGGGTATGACAGCTTCTCTTACTGCTTTACCTGTTATTGGTGTGCCGGTTAAATCTTCCAATTCAATTGATGGATGGGATTCTGTTTTATCCATTTTGCAAATGCCATCCGGTGTTCCTGTTGCTACTGTTGCATTAAACGGAGCAAAAAATGCAGGAATATTAGCAGCGCAAATTATAGGTGCATCTGATGCAGCCTTATTGAAAAAAATTGAAGCATTTAAAAAAGATTTAAATGATAAGGTAATGCAGATGGTAAAAGAAATGAAATAA
- a CDS encoding T9SS type A sorting domain-containing protein produces MKKTLFLLLLISNVLNAQLISNEEWALSAQGTSSSWMKSMEKNSNGDILSVGEFRRGNLSLGNVTYPELNQGPSTFVMLQNSNGNVSWIHASIHGAMDAVFLPGGNIMVLTSDSLHILNSTTGITMQSQSIVSTGAINFSGLSLLQNGNLLITGESFAPTFSLAAQTVNAPSSFVFAVQINSNFQIISQWILPYSGSPWGSQLQIAVQNNGVIMALNADAADRNVLMNNYALDPIEASADYLTLIVNWDLNTTSSIQHVLSSSDAGFDLQDLQVNDNNDYCLTANVYDRSGTGVFGFNYAGQTLTNGINRFIPLIVENGTILDAPAVGTDLLYHSVKYNDQGKIWFYTSASLAEINGMSVVSLNDTSISGSVYTETHFVETNFSNQISGFGNAGYAFHESIGEALVLESGFLVGGITINTSNDPFDEGKFLLRNVSLSTATSITQQEQNENYILFPNPSIHSFSIEGVNSDVSISIYDFQGKLLNEIPSWRNSDNRFGSELSAGCYLIQIKNQENVVTMKWIKNE; encoded by the coding sequence ATGAAAAAGACGCTTTTCCTTCTGCTTTTAATTTCGAATGTATTAAATGCACAACTCATCTCCAATGAAGAATGGGCGCTTTCTGCTCAGGGAACATCTTCCAGCTGGATGAAATCGATGGAGAAAAATAGTAATGGCGATATCCTTAGTGTTGGAGAATTTCGCAGAGGAAATTTGAGTTTGGGAAATGTTACTTACCCGGAATTAAATCAGGGACCAAGCACTTTTGTGATGCTGCAAAACAGCAATGGTAATGTAAGTTGGATTCATGCTTCCATTCATGGAGCCATGGATGCAGTCTTTCTTCCCGGCGGGAATATTATGGTGCTTACCAGCGATTCTCTCCACATTCTGAATTCAACTACCGGAATCACCATGCAATCGCAATCCATAGTAAGTACAGGAGCGATTAACTTCAGTGGACTAAGCCTCTTGCAAAACGGAAATCTTTTAATCACGGGTGAATCGTTTGCGCCTACATTTTCATTGGCTGCACAAACCGTAAATGCTCCTTCATCATTTGTGTTCGCTGTGCAGATCAACTCCAATTTTCAAATTATTTCACAATGGATACTTCCATATTCCGGTTCACCATGGGGTAGTCAACTTCAAATCGCTGTGCAGAACAATGGTGTAATAATGGCATTGAATGCGGATGCGGCCGACCGAAATGTGTTAATGAATAATTATGCTTTAGATCCAATTGAAGCATCAGCAGATTACTTGACGTTGATTGTTAACTGGGATCTAAACACTACTTCTTCCATTCAACACGTTTTATCCAGCAGCGATGCAGGGTTCGATTTACAAGATCTTCAGGTGAATGATAATAATGATTATTGTTTAACCGCTAATGTGTACGACCGAAGTGGGACAGGAGTGTTTGGTTTTAATTATGCTGGACAAACTCTTACCAATGGAATTAATCGTTTTATCCCGCTCATTGTAGAAAACGGAACAATCCTCGATGCCCCGGCTGTTGGAACAGATTTATTATATCACAGTGTGAAATACAACGATCAGGGAAAAATTTGGTTTTATACTTCAGCATCACTAGCAGAAATCAACGGAATGTCGGTTGTTTCGTTAAACGATACCTCCATTTCAGGTAGTGTTTACACTGAAACACATTTTGTGGAAACTAATTTCAGCAATCAGATCAGCGGATTTGGAAATGCAGGTTATGCTTTTCATGAATCCATTGGAGAAGCACTGGTGTTAGAATCGGGATTTTTAGTAGGAGGAATTACCATTAATACCAGCAATGATCCCTTTGATGAAGGAAAATTTTTACTGCGCAATGTTTCACTTTCAACAGCTACTTCGATTACTCAACAGGAACAGAATGAAAATTATATTCTATTCCCCAATCCTTCCATCCACTCATTTTCCATAGAAGGAGTAAACAGCGATGTATCCATTTCCATTTATGATTTCCAGGGAAAATTACTCAATGAAATTCCCTCCTGGAGAAATTCAGATAACCGATTTGGATCCGAATTAAGCGCAGGTTGTTATTTGATACAAATAAAGAATCAGGAGAATGTGGTAACGATGAAATGGATAAAAAATGAATGA